One genomic segment of Nocardioides cavernaquae includes these proteins:
- a CDS encoding adenylate/guanylate cyclase domain-containing protein — protein sequence MPLPRDEHALDRIVLGGDPVVSARELAESLGMPLDELRRIWRTLGFPEADPDVLSFTDTDASALGLIKMVLDSGLIERDAVIGVIRSLGQTMARLADWDVTTLAPRAEPGESAEELAGRRLARARQILDEFGTIRDSLLVYAYRRHITAAIARILVVDEPVADAAGSADSLIDVLGAESIRAADVTVGFADLVGFTALSNELGEDRIGDLVEIFESRCHDVVTVSGGRLIKSLGDSVLFVAESPEVAMDIADGIVKMIGRDERMPDVRIGMASGPVSTRLGDVFGPAVNMAARLTAVARRNRIIIDDRTAELLPQEHFEVRRLPARPLRGFGLVEPVTVRRL from the coding sequence ATGCCTCTGCCCCGCGACGAACATGCCCTGGACCGGATCGTGCTCGGCGGCGATCCGGTGGTCTCGGCGCGCGAGCTCGCGGAGTCGCTCGGCATGCCCCTCGACGAGCTGCGGCGCATCTGGCGGACGCTCGGCTTCCCCGAGGCGGACCCCGACGTCCTGTCCTTCACGGACACGGACGCGAGCGCCCTCGGCCTGATCAAGATGGTCCTCGACTCCGGGCTCATCGAGCGTGACGCCGTCATCGGGGTGATCCGCTCGCTCGGGCAGACGATGGCGCGCCTGGCCGACTGGGACGTCACCACGCTGGCGCCTCGGGCCGAGCCGGGGGAGTCCGCCGAGGAGCTCGCCGGCCGGCGGCTGGCCCGGGCACGCCAGATCCTCGACGAGTTCGGGACCATCCGCGACAGCCTGCTGGTCTATGCCTACCGCCGGCACATCACTGCGGCGATCGCCCGGATCCTCGTCGTGGACGAGCCCGTCGCGGACGCCGCGGGCTCGGCGGACAGCCTCATCGACGTGCTCGGGGCCGAGTCGATCCGCGCCGCCGACGTGACCGTGGGGTTCGCGGACCTGGTCGGTTTCACTGCGCTCTCCAACGAGCTCGGTGAGGACCGCATCGGAGACCTGGTCGAGATCTTCGAGTCCCGGTGCCATGACGTGGTGACGGTCTCGGGCGGCAGGCTGATCAAGAGCCTGGGCGACTCGGTGCTCTTCGTGGCCGAGAGCCCCGAGGTCGCCATGGACATCGCCGACGGCATCGTGAAGATGATCGGCCGCGACGAGCGCATGCCCGATGTCCGCATCGGCATGGCGTCCGGGCCGGTCTCGACGCGCCTCGGCGATGTCTTCGGGCCCGCGGTCAACATGGCTGCGCGGCTGACCGCGGTCGCGCGTCGCAACCGGATCATCATCGACGACCGCACCGCGGAGCTGCTGCCCCAGGAGCACTTCGAGGTACGCCGCCTCCCGGCGCGGCCACTGCGCGGATTCGGACTCGTGGAGCCGGTGACCGTCCGTCGTCTGTAG
- a CDS encoding 5-(carboxyamino)imidazole ribonucleotide synthase: MSAAAPTLAIIGGGQLARMMAAPALNLGLPLRLLAEAPGVSAAQVIPDQVVGDYRDLDTLLAVTEGCSVVTFDHEHVPTEHLHALEAAGHTPRPGPAALLYAQDKGEMRARLTAMGVPCPRFSLVSSVEEVEAFGFPCVLKTTRGGYDGKGVWVVRSSAGAVEAFEVAQRTGVRILAEELVDFRRELSAIIARSPSGQAAAYPVVATTQRDGICHEVVAPAPDLDPALAMQAQEAALRIAKELDVTGVMAVELFETNDGRILVNELAMRPHNTGHWTQDGAVTSQFENHLRAVMDLPLGSPEPRQPWTVMVNILGGDPEAGHLYDGYPHAFARDPKLRVHLYGKDIRPGRKVGHVNTYGDDLDDCLERARHAAAWFAGDLGNDSD; this comes from the coding sequence GTGTCCGCAGCTGCCCCCACCCTCGCGATCATCGGTGGCGGCCAGCTGGCCCGGATGATGGCGGCTCCCGCGCTCAACCTGGGCCTGCCGCTCCGGCTCCTTGCCGAGGCACCCGGCGTGAGCGCTGCCCAGGTGATCCCGGACCAGGTGGTCGGCGACTACCGCGACCTCGACACCCTCCTTGCGGTGACCGAAGGCTGCTCCGTGGTCACCTTCGACCACGAGCACGTCCCGACCGAGCACCTGCACGCGCTCGAGGCCGCCGGCCACACCCCGCGCCCCGGCCCGGCGGCGCTGCTCTACGCCCAGGACAAGGGCGAGATGCGTGCGCGGCTCACCGCGATGGGCGTGCCCTGCCCGAGGTTCTCCCTCGTGTCCTCGGTCGAGGAGGTGGAGGCTTTCGGCTTCCCCTGTGTCCTCAAGACCACCCGCGGTGGCTACGACGGCAAGGGCGTCTGGGTCGTGCGCTCGTCCGCCGGTGCCGTGGAGGCCTTCGAGGTCGCGCAGAGGACCGGCGTGCGGATCCTCGCCGAGGAGCTCGTCGACTTCCGGCGTGAGCTGTCGGCGATCATCGCCCGGTCGCCGAGCGGCCAGGCCGCGGCGTACCCGGTGGTGGCGACGACCCAGCGCGACGGCATCTGTCACGAGGTGGTGGCTCCCGCGCCCGACCTCGACCCGGCGCTCGCGATGCAGGCCCAGGAGGCCGCGCTGCGGATCGCCAAGGAGCTCGATGTCACCGGCGTGATGGCGGTCGAGCTCTTCGAGACCAACGACGGCCGGATCCTCGTCAACGAGCTCGCGATGCGCCCGCACAACACCGGCCACTGGACCCAGGACGGCGCGGTCACCAGCCAGTTTGAAAATCATCTCCGGGCGGTCATGGATCTCCCGCTGGGCTCACCCGAGCCGCGCCAGCCCTGGACCGTCATGGTCAACATCCTTGGGGGTGACCCCGAAGCAGGGCACCTCTACGACGGCTATCCGCACGCCTTCGCGCGCGACCCGAAGCTGCGGGTCCATCTCTACGGCAAGGACATCCGTCCGGGTCGCAAGGTCGGTCACGTCAACACCTATGGCGACGACCTCGACGACTGCCTGGAGCGCGCCCGCCACGCGGCGGCCTGGTTCGCGGGCGACCTCGGCAACGACTCCGACTGA
- the purE gene encoding 5-(carboxyamino)imidazole ribonucleotide mutase, translated as MSEQQSPLVGIVMGSDSDWPTMQAAADILTEFGIPWEADVVSAHRMPVEMVEYGREAARRGLKAIIAGAGGAAHLPGMLASLTPLPVIGVPVPLKYLDGMDSLLSIVQMPAGIPVATVAIGNAKNAGILAARILGTSDAALQTRLEEYAEGLSDQAHAKGKVVRDASAGRPKLGF; from the coding sequence ATGAGCGAGCAGCAGAGCCCCCTGGTCGGCATCGTGATGGGTTCGGACTCCGACTGGCCCACCATGCAGGCCGCGGCAGACATCCTCACCGAGTTCGGCATCCCGTGGGAGGCCGACGTCGTCTCCGCCCACCGCATGCCGGTCGAGATGGTCGAGTACGGCCGCGAGGCCGCGCGCCGTGGCCTCAAGGCGATCATCGCGGGAGCCGGCGGTGCCGCTCACCTGCCCGGCATGCTCGCCTCGCTCACGCCGCTCCCGGTCATCGGCGTGCCGGTGCCGCTGAAGTACCTCGACGGCATGGACTCTCTGCTCTCCATCGTGCAGATGCCCGCCGGCATCCCGGTCGCCACCGTCGCGATCGGCAACGCCAAGAACGCCGGCATCCTCGCCGCGCGCATCCTCGGCACCTCCGACGCCGCGCTCCAGACCCGCCTCGAGGAGTACGCCGAGGGGCTGAGCGACCAGGCGCACGCCAAGGGCAAGGTCGTCCGCGATGCGAGCGCCGGCCGGCCGAAGCTCGGCTTCTGA
- a CDS encoding TetR/AcrR family transcriptional regulator, whose product MSSAQKWEDTTKARRASSQAGHRAPARERIIQAAAAAIEEHGVNADTGQVAAAAGVARPHVYRHFSSKDELMLETARYAASSLKARVLPALSVDGTILEKTRAPIEQAVAWAAENPGLYLFLMDRSKARDLERGRAGRSHFLGELVEAAASRLREEGYEDVPLDAVFAGLKGMVDTSIVWWVHHRDEEREALVDRLARQVWLVLRTMLEERGVSPEAFASPTPEGTPQS is encoded by the coding sequence GTGAGCAGTGCACAGAAGTGGGAGGACACCACGAAGGCCCGCCGGGCGAGCAGCCAGGCCGGTCACCGTGCTCCCGCGCGCGAGCGGATCATCCAGGCCGCCGCGGCCGCCATCGAGGAGCACGGCGTGAACGCCGACACCGGCCAGGTCGCAGCGGCCGCCGGAGTCGCCCGCCCCCACGTCTACCGGCACTTCTCCAGCAAGGACGAGCTCATGCTCGAAACGGCCCGGTACGCCGCGTCGTCACTCAAGGCGCGCGTCCTGCCGGCCCTCTCCGTCGACGGCACGATCCTGGAGAAGACCCGGGCACCCATCGAGCAGGCCGTCGCATGGGCGGCGGAGAACCCCGGCCTCTACCTGTTCCTGATGGACCGCAGCAAGGCCCGCGACCTGGAGCGCGGCCGCGCGGGACGCAGCCACTTCCTCGGGGAGCTGGTCGAGGCCGCCGCGAGCCGCCTCAGGGAAGAGGGCTACGAGGACGTGCCGCTCGACGCGGTGTTCGCCGGCCTCAAGGGCATGGTCGACACCAGCATCGTGTGGTGGGTGCACCACAGGGACGAGGAGCGCGAAGCCCTCGTCGACCGGCTGGCACGGCAGGTGTGGCTGGTGCTCCGCACGATGCTCGAGGAGCGCGGGGTCTCCCCCGAGGCCTTCGCGAGCCCCACGCCCGAGGGGACCCCCCAGAGCTGA
- a CDS encoding acyl-CoA dehydrogenase family protein: MARPVSRWMDEDLADFRDLARTFCEKEIKPNIENYINNKQVDRDLWNQAGKVGLLCASISEEFGGGGGTFAHEAVLIEEQAYVGDSSWGASLHSGIVAHYIQAYGTPEQKNEWLPKLASGEAVGAIAMTEPGTGSDLQNIKTKAILDGDEYVVNGAKTFITNGAQADVVLVVAKTKPEEAAAGISLLIVPTATPGFARGRVLDKIGMKGQDTSELFFEDVRIPATNLLGTEEGQGFIQLMHQLPQERLIVAVSCVAAMEALLNLTLEYTEARNAFGKPIGKFQNTKFKLAEIATEARVARAFVDECVEAHIKGELDIPTAAMVKLWTSERAQKVADMCLQLHGGYGYMNEYPVARAWADLRISQIYAGTSEIMKEIISRFLKSGDVIPR, from the coding sequence ATGGCCCGCCCCGTGTCCCGCTGGATGGATGAGGACCTCGCGGACTTCCGCGACCTCGCGCGCACCTTCTGCGAGAAGGAGATCAAGCCCAACATCGAGAACTACATCAACAACAAGCAGGTCGACCGCGACCTGTGGAACCAGGCCGGCAAGGTCGGGCTGCTGTGTGCCTCGATCTCGGAGGAGTTCGGCGGCGGTGGCGGCACCTTCGCCCACGAGGCCGTCCTGATCGAGGAGCAGGCGTACGTCGGCGACTCGTCGTGGGGTGCTTCGCTGCACTCCGGCATCGTGGCCCACTACATCCAGGCCTACGGCACGCCCGAGCAGAAGAACGAGTGGCTTCCGAAGCTGGCCTCCGGCGAGGCCGTCGGCGCCATCGCGATGACCGAGCCCGGCACCGGCTCGGACCTGCAGAACATCAAGACCAAGGCGATCCTCGACGGCGACGAGTACGTCGTGAACGGCGCGAAGACCTTCATCACCAACGGCGCCCAGGCCGACGTCGTCCTCGTCGTCGCGAAGACGAAGCCGGAAGAGGCTGCTGCGGGCATCTCGCTGCTCATCGTTCCCACGGCGACACCTGGTTTTGCTCGCGGTCGTGTGCTCGACAAGATCGGCATGAAGGGCCAGGACACCTCCGAGCTCTTCTTCGAGGACGTCCGGATCCCGGCGACCAACCTGCTCGGCACCGAAGAGGGTCAGGGCTTCATCCAGCTCATGCACCAGCTCCCGCAGGAGCGGCTCATCGTCGCGGTTTCCTGTGTTGCGGCCATGGAAGCGCTTCTCAACCTGACGTTGGAGTACACCGAGGCGCGCAACGCCTTCGGCAAGCCGATCGGCAAGTTCCAGAACACCAAGTTCAAGCTGGCGGAGATCGCCACCGAGGCCCGCGTGGCCCGCGCGTTCGTCGACGAGTGCGTCGAGGCGCACATCAAGGGCGAGCTCGACATCCCGACCGCGGCGATGGTCAAGCTCTGGACCTCCGAGCGCGCTCAGAAGGTCGCCGACATGTGCCTGCAGCTGCACGGCGGCTACGGATACATGAACGAGTACCCCGTCGCCCGTGCGTGGGCCGACCTGCGCATCTCGCAGATCTACGCCGGCACCTCGGAGATCATGAAGGAGATCATCTCCCGCTTCCTGAAGTCGGGTGACGTGATCCCGCGCTGA
- a CDS encoding TetR/AcrR family transcriptional regulator — protein sequence MPQVKTSARDRLVTAAFELFEEHGYDGATVEEIAQRAGVGRSTFFRTFGSKEDVIFPDHEAILARIKERLTTSAPETRLLAVAEGARVVLQHYLDEGEVARARYRLTSTVPALKAREISGLRAYQRLFTQLLSDWWSDEPNGALRAELTAAGVVTAHNHVLRTWLRGGTDTPERDLDEAMALVLDNQRPQTGETVETGETAVVVIGASGGIEAVAERVRAALAGTPPAPG from the coding sequence ATGCCCCAGGTGAAGACGTCAGCACGAGACCGCCTCGTGACGGCTGCGTTCGAGCTCTTCGAGGAGCACGGGTACGACGGAGCGACCGTCGAGGAGATCGCCCAGCGTGCCGGCGTCGGCCGCTCCACCTTCTTCCGGACCTTCGGGTCGAAGGAGGACGTGATCTTCCCGGACCACGAGGCGATCCTCGCGCGCATCAAGGAGCGGCTGACCACCTCGGCACCCGAGACCCGCCTGCTGGCAGTCGCCGAGGGGGCCCGCGTCGTGCTGCAGCACTACCTCGACGAGGGCGAGGTGGCCCGGGCCCGCTACCGGCTGACCTCGACGGTGCCGGCACTCAAGGCCCGGGAGATCTCCGGCCTGCGCGCCTATCAGAGGCTCTTCACCCAGCTCCTGTCGGACTGGTGGTCCGACGAACCGAACGGAGCGCTCCGGGCCGAGCTGACCGCCGCGGGAGTCGTCACCGCACACAACCATGTCCTGCGCACCTGGTTGCGGGGAGGCACCGACACTCCCGAGCGCGATCTGGACGAGGCGATGGCGCTGGTGCTCGACAACCAGCGACCTCAGACCGGGGAAACCGTGGAGACCGGGGAGACCGCCGTCGTCGTGATCGGCGCATCTGGCGGGATCGAGGCGGTCGCCGAGCGGGTGCGCGCCGCTCTGGCCGGCACTCCCCCGGCACCCGGCTGA
- a CDS encoding acyl-CoA dehydrogenase family protein — MSEYPMFALSDEQQEIRKAIRDICDAKIAPYAAAVDEEARFPQEAWDALLSTGFFAPHVPEAYGGAGADALATVIVIEEVARADVSASLIPAVNKLGSLPVQIGGSEELKAKYLGALARGEGGFSYCLSEPDAGSDAANQKTRAVRDGDGWVLNGVKRWITNAGQSEFYTVLAMTDPTKKSKGISAFVVEKSDEGVSFGAPEKKLGIKGSPTREVYLDNVRIPGDRIIGEEGKGFEYAMKTLDHTRITIAAQAVGVAQGALDYALGYVQERMQFGKRISEFQGIEFMLADMGMKIEAARQLTYAAAGRSERGDKDLTFFGAAAKCFASDVAMQVTTDAVQLLGGYGFTRDYPVERMMRDAKITQIYEGTNQVQRIVMGRQLLAGIQSTL, encoded by the coding sequence ATGTCCGAGTACCCGATGTTCGCCCTGTCCGACGAGCAGCAGGAGATCCGCAAGGCGATCCGCGACATCTGCGACGCCAAGATCGCGCCGTACGCCGCGGCCGTTGATGAGGAGGCCCGCTTCCCGCAGGAGGCCTGGGACGCACTGCTCTCGACCGGCTTCTTCGCGCCGCACGTCCCCGAGGCCTACGGCGGTGCCGGTGCCGACGCGCTGGCCACCGTGATCGTGATCGAGGAGGTCGCCCGCGCTGACGTCTCCGCCTCGCTCATCCCCGCGGTCAACAAGCTCGGCTCGCTCCCGGTGCAGATCGGTGGCTCCGAGGAGCTGAAGGCGAAGTACCTGGGCGCGCTGGCGCGGGGTGAGGGTGGCTTCTCCTACTGCCTCTCGGAGCCGGATGCCGGTTCCGACGCCGCCAACCAGAAGACCCGCGCGGTCCGCGATGGCGACGGGTGGGTTCTCAACGGTGTGAAGCGCTGGATCACCAACGCGGGCCAGTCGGAGTTCTACACCGTGCTCGCGATGACCGACCCCACCAAGAAGTCGAAGGGCATCTCCGCTTTCGTGGTCGAGAAGTCGGATGAGGGCGTCTCCTTCGGTGCCCCGGAGAAGAAGCTGGGCATCAAGGGCTCTCCGACCCGCGAGGTCTACCTCGACAACGTCCGTATCCCCGGCGACCGGATCATCGGCGAGGAGGGCAAGGGCTTCGAGTACGCCATGAAGACCCTCGACCACACCCGCATCACCATCGCCGCCCAGGCTGTCGGTGTCGCCCAGGGTGCGCTCGACTACGCGCTGGGCTACGTCCAGGAGCGCATGCAATTTGGTAAGCGGATTTCGGAGTTCCAGGGCATCGAGTTCATGCTCGCCGACATGGGCATGAAGATCGAGGCCGCGCGCCAGCTCACGTATGCCGCGGCCGGCCGCTCCGAGCGTGGCGACAAGGACCTCACCTTCTTCGGTGCCGCTGCCAAGTGCTTCGCGTCCGACGTCGCCATGCAGGTCACGACGGACGCGGTGCAGCTGCTCGGTGGCTACGGCTTCACCCGTGACTACCCGGTCGAGCGCATGATGCGCGACGCCAAGATCACCCAGATCTACGAAGGCACCAACCAGGTCCAGCGGATCGTCATGGGTCGCCAGCTCCTCGCCGGCATCCAGTCGACCCTCTGA
- a CDS encoding endonuclease domain-containing protein, whose amino-acid sequence MARYADDRAANPFESALRAHCIDAGLEVIPQYEVVTERLTLHPDMANPILGIAVEADSYTHHGMEKADFLRDCERYNALTAAGWHVLRFAWEQVMANRDYVIRTVQAVIA is encoded by the coding sequence GTGGCCCGGTACGCGGACGATCGCGCGGCCAACCCGTTCGAGTCGGCGCTGCGGGCCCATTGCATCGACGCGGGGCTCGAGGTGATCCCGCAGTACGAGGTCGTCACGGAGCGGCTCACGCTTCATCCCGACATGGCCAACCCGATCCTCGGGATCGCCGTCGAAGCAGATTCCTACACACACCACGGGATGGAGAAGGCTGACTTCTTGCGGGACTGCGAGCGCTACAACGCCCTCACCGCAGCTGGCTGGCACGTGCTGAGGTTCGCCTGGGAGCAGGTCATGGCGAACCGTGACTACGTCATCCGGACCGTTCAGGCCGTCATCGCGTGA